In the Carassius gibelio isolate Cgi1373 ecotype wild population from Czech Republic chromosome A2, carGib1.2-hapl.c, whole genome shotgun sequence genome, one interval contains:
- the LOC128021577 gene encoding putative nuclease HARBI1 isoform X2, giving the protein MVCVALRFFASGAFLYSVGDAEQLNKATICRTIRSVCLAIKALADVFISFPGHRRLCDMKEEFYRIAGFPNVIGAVDCTHIRIKAPSGAHEADFVNRKSFHSINVQMVCNADCVISNVVAKWPGSVHDSRIFRASEIYQCLSQGEFSGVLLGDRGYGCQPFLLTPFTDPQEAQQAYNHAHARTRARVEMTFGLLKARFHCLHKLRVNPVRACDITVACAVFHNVACLRKERAPRVPPAIDWDNPAIFPDDDSGRLLRDQYVLNYFS; this is encoded by the exons ATGGTTTGTGTAGCCTTGCGCTTTTTTGCTAGTGGAGCCTTCCTGTACTCAGTGGGGGATGCAGAACAGCTGAACAAGGCCACAATTTGCCGCACAATAAGGAGTGTGTGTCTGGCTATCAAAGCATTAGCAGATGTCTTCATCTCCTTCCCTGGCCACAGAAGACTCTGTGACATGAAAGAGGAGTTCTATAGGATTGCAG GTTTCCCCAATGTCATTGGTGCAGTGGACTGCACACACATAAGGATAAAAGCCCCCTCAGGTGCCCATGAGGCCGATTTTGTGAATAGGAAATCCTTTCACAGCATTAATGTTCAG ATGGTCTGCAATGCTGACTGTGTGATCAGCAATGTTGTGGCGAAATGGCCTGGCTCAGTCCATGACTCCAGAATCTTTCGGGCCTCTGAAATCTATCAGTGCCTATCACAAG GTGAATTCTCTGGTGTGTTGCTGGGAGACCGGGGGTATGGCTGCCAGCCTTTTCTCCTGACACCTTTCACAGACCCCCAGGAAGCACAGCAGGCCTACAACCATGCCCATGCCAGGACCAGGGCCAGAGTTGAAATGACCTTTGGCCTCCTGAAGGCACGCTTTCACTGCCTTCACAAATTAAGGGTCAACCCTGTTAGGGCATGTGATATTACTGTGGCTTGTGCTGTCTTCCACAATGTAGCCTGCCTGAGGAAGGAGAGGGCCCCCAGAGTGCCACCAGCCATTGACTGGGACAATCCGGCAATCTTCCCTGATGACGACAGTGGTCGGCTGCTGAGGGACCAATATGTGTTGAATTATTTTAGTTAG
- the LOC128021577 gene encoding putative nuclease HARBI1 isoform X1, protein MKAQNCVFLSALTMACPFLRDVVDEEALVLRRAFRRERVFRDRLDPLAFPDDHLYERYRFSADGIRYLCRLLGPRIKHRTARSHALSVEQMVCVALRFFASGAFLYSVGDAEQLNKATICRTIRSVCLAIKALADVFISFPGHRRLCDMKEEFYRIAGFPNVIGAVDCTHIRIKAPSGAHEADFVNRKSFHSINVQMVCNADCVISNVVAKWPGSVHDSRIFRASEIYQCLSQGEFSGVLLGDRGYGCQPFLLTPFTDPQEAQQAYNHAHARTRARVEMTFGLLKARFHCLHKLRVNPVRACDITVACAVFHNVACLRKERAPRVPPAIDWDNPAIFPDDDSGRLLRDQYVLNYFS, encoded by the exons ATGAAGGCCCAAAATTGTGTGTTCCTTTCTGCTCTGACAATGGCATGCCCATTCTTGCGAGATGTGGTGGATGAAGAAGCACTTGTGCTGAGGAGAGCCTTCAGGCGAGAAAGGGTCTTCAGGGACCGGTTGGACCCACTGGCCTTCCCTGATGACCATCTATATGAAAGATACAGGTTTTCTGCAGATGGCATCAGGTATCTATGCAGACTACTGGGTCCCAGGATTAAGCACCGCACTGCACGGAGCCATGCACTGAGTGTGGAGCAAATGGTTTGTGTAGCCTTGCGCTTTTTTGCTAGTGGAGCCTTCCTGTACTCAGTGGGGGATGCAGAACAGCTGAACAAGGCCACAATTTGCCGCACAATAAGGAGTGTGTGTCTGGCTATCAAAGCATTAGCAGATGTCTTCATCTCCTTCCCTGGCCACAGAAGACTCTGTGACATGAAAGAGGAGTTCTATAGGATTGCAG GTTTCCCCAATGTCATTGGTGCAGTGGACTGCACACACATAAGGATAAAAGCCCCCTCAGGTGCCCATGAGGCCGATTTTGTGAATAGGAAATCCTTTCACAGCATTAATGTTCAG ATGGTCTGCAATGCTGACTGTGTGATCAGCAATGTTGTGGCGAAATGGCCTGGCTCAGTCCATGACTCCAGAATCTTTCGGGCCTCTGAAATCTATCAGTGCCTATCACAAG GTGAATTCTCTGGTGTGTTGCTGGGAGACCGGGGGTATGGCTGCCAGCCTTTTCTCCTGACACCTTTCACAGACCCCCAGGAAGCACAGCAGGCCTACAACCATGCCCATGCCAGGACCAGGGCCAGAGTTGAAATGACCTTTGGCCTCCTGAAGGCACGCTTTCACTGCCTTCACAAATTAAGGGTCAACCCTGTTAGGGCATGTGATATTACTGTGGCTTGTGCTGTCTTCCACAATGTAGCCTGCCTGAGGAAGGAGAGGGCCCCCAGAGTGCCACCAGCCATTGACTGGGACAATCCGGCAATCTTCCCTGATGACGACAGTGGTCGGCTGCTGAGGGACCAATATGTGTTGAATTATTTTAGTTAG